The sequence below is a genomic window from Nocardia fluminea.
AGAGCACGATGCGTTCGGTCCAGCGTAGATCGCTCTGGACGACGTGGTCGAAGGTCGTCGGCAGTTGGTGGCAGAGCAGTTCGTCCTGGGGAGTCAGCATGGACATTTCCTTCGGGAGTCGGAGTAGAACACGTTTCAAGTTAGCCGAATTCGAATACACCATGAAGCGTTTTTAAAAGATCCGCTTCTCGGCTACGCTCAGCCGAACCAGACAGAGGAGTAAACGGTGAGTGAACGTCGCGAGGCCCGACAGGGACCGGGCCGCCCTCGTGACCCGCAACTGGATGACCAGGTGCTGCGCGCCACCCAGGAACTGCTGGTGGAGCAAGGTTTTCAGGCCACCACCATCCAGGGCGTCGCCCGGCGAGCCGGCGTCGTCGCCACCTCGATCTACCGCCGATGGCCCAACAAGATCCACCTCGTCGAGGACGCGATCTTCGCCCTCGACACCGGCGTCGTCCCGCAGCCGACCGGCGACATCGCCGCTGACCTGCTGGCCTGGACACGACTGTTCTTCGCCGCGGCCACCCACCCCGCGGCCCGTTCCGGCATCCCCGGCCTGCTCTCGGCCTACCACGACGACGAGCAGAGCTACCAGCGCCTGCGCGAACGCGGCGAGGGACTGGCCCGCGTCGCCATCCGGGCGACCGTCGACGCGGCGATCGCCAACGGACAGGCTCGGCCTGACTGCGATGCCGATCTGATCTTCGAATTCCTGCGCGGCGCAACCCTCTTGCGCGCGCTCACCCGCGGCGACGAGGACGGCGAGCGCTTCTGCCGGCAGACCGCGGCGGCACTGGTCACCCTGGCCACCGAGCATGAGAGTCAACTATGAGAACCCGTTACTGTTTGCTGGTCGCCGTCGCGGCCGTGCTGGTCGTGCCCAACGCCGTCGGCACCGCGCAACCGGACTCGCCTGCCGTCGTCCAGGAGGACCGGAGCCTCGCTGACACCGCCGTCGCGCGCGCGAGCTGTGCGGGCGACGCGATCCCCGAACCGGGTCTACAGGGTGACGTTCCCGCCGCCGAGCGCGACAGCGGCCGCAGCACCCAGGGCTACCGCTGCAACATCAGCCGCATCGGCGGCTACGCGGGTCGCGGCGCGGGCATCACCTCCACACAGTTCGATCACTGCGTCTACCTCGGCAGCTTCTTCCCCGGCAACCTGCTCGGTCCCGCGCAGGGCGTGCAGGTGATCGACGTCGCCGATCCGGCGAACCCGGTGCTCACCACCACCCTCACCGAACCGGCCATGCTGGCGGGGACCTGGGAGAGCCTCAAGGTCAACGCCGAGCGCAAGCTGCTGGTCGGCACCGGCGCGCCTGCGTTCACCGGAGCCGGGCTGATCTCGATCTACGACATCTCCGACTGCGCGCACCCGCGCCTGCTCAACCCCGGACCCGGCACCGATGTGAGCCTGCCGGTCCCGATCACGGCGCACGAAGGCGGCTTCTCCCCCGACGGCCGCACCTACTGGGCCTCCGGTGTCCTCCCCGGCATCGTCAGCGCCGTCGACCTGACCGATCCAACCGATCCACGCGTGATCTGGCAGGGCATGCCGGGGCAGTCCATGCACGGCATGGGCCTGCGCGCCGACGGTAACCGCCTCTACCTCGCCAACAACATGGGCGGGCTCACCGTCCTCGACACCAGCGCGGTGCAACGGCGCGACCCCGACCCGCAGGTGCCGATCATCGCCCAGCTGACCTGGACCGACGGATGGGCGACCCAGCAGAATGTGCCCGTCACCTACAACGGCGTGCCCTATTTGTTCAGTGCCGACGAGGCCGGATCCGGCGGCGTCAAACTCATCGACATCTCCGATGACACCAACCCACGCATCGTGAACTCCATCAAGCTCGAGATCAACCTGCAGAAACATCGCGACAGCGCGCTCGCCTCCGGGATGGGTGGGTCGATCTTCACCTACGACGCCCACTACTGCTCCGCCGACCGCGCGGTGAACCCCACCGCGCTCGCGTGTGGCTGGATCGCCTCCGGCATCCGGGTCTTCGATGTCCGCGACCCGCTCCAGATACGCGAGATCGCCTACTACAACCCGCCCGCCCGGACCGGTCAGAACAGCGAACTGTGGAACTCCCCGCACGCGCTCGCCTCGATCATCGGGGTGCCGCTGCTCAGCGCGCAATCGGTGATGCAGGCCGTCGACGCGGGCGCCCTCGATCCCGAGCAGGCGCGGAGTTCGCGCACCGGCGACGTGGCGTTCGGCGACCTCTCCAGCGACTGGTGCTTCTCCGCTCCCGAGTGGCGCGGCAATCAGCTGTGGGCCGCCTGCGCCGACAACGGATTGCTCACCTTGGAGGTGTCCTCCGAGGTGTACACCCCGCCCGCCGATCAGCGGTCGACGGTCGGCTCATGAGCCGGCGGGTACTGCTCGGCGCCGCTTGCGCGGCGACTGTCCTGCTGCTGCTGGTGGTCGGCGCGGCCGTCCGACCGCTCTTATTCTCCGAGAAGGCCACTATCACACCGGTTTTGACGCCCACAGAGATCGGGTTCGTCCAGGACATGACGGGCCACCATCAGCAGGCGCTCGTCCTGGTCGAGCGCCTCGCCCCCGATGTCGACCCCACGGTGCGGCGCCTGGCCGACCAGATCGCCGATGCCCAGCGTCTCGAGATCGGCATGATGCTCGGCTGGCTCCGGCTGGCCGCGGCGACCCCGACCAACCCGCGACCGATGTCGT
It includes:
- a CDS encoding TetR/AcrR family transcriptional regulator; this translates as MSERREARQGPGRPRDPQLDDQVLRATQELLVEQGFQATTIQGVARRAGVVATSIYRRWPNKIHLVEDAIFALDTGVVPQPTGDIAADLLAWTRLFFAAATHPAARSGIPGLLSAYHDDEQSYQRLRERGEGLARVAIRATVDAAIANGQARPDCDADLIFEFLRGATLLRALTRGDEDGERFCRQTAAALVTLATEHESQL
- a CDS encoding LVIVD repeat-containing protein, yielding MRTRYCLLVAVAAVLVVPNAVGTAQPDSPAVVQEDRSLADTAVARASCAGDAIPEPGLQGDVPAAERDSGRSTQGYRCNISRIGGYAGRGAGITSTQFDHCVYLGSFFPGNLLGPAQGVQVIDVADPANPVLTTTLTEPAMLAGTWESLKVNAERKLLVGTGAPAFTGAGLISIYDISDCAHPRLLNPGPGTDVSLPVPITAHEGGFSPDGRTYWASGVLPGIVSAVDLTDPTDPRVIWQGMPGQSMHGMGLRADGNRLYLANNMGGLTVLDTSAVQRRDPDPQVPIIAQLTWTDGWATQQNVPVTYNGVPYLFSADEAGSGGVKLIDISDDTNPRIVNSIKLEINLQKHRDSALASGMGGSIFTYDAHYCSADRAVNPTALACGWIASGIRVFDVRDPLQIREIAYYNPPARTGQNSELWNSPHALASIIGVPLLSAQSVMQAVDAGALDPEQARSSRTGDVAFGDLSSDWCFSAPEWRGNQLWAACADNGLLTLEVSSEVYTPPADQRSTVGS
- a CDS encoding DUF305 domain-containing protein, which produces MSRRVLLGAACAATVLLLLVVGAAVRPLLFSEKATITPVLTPTEIGFVQDMTGHHQQALVLVERLAPDVDPTVRRLADQIADAQRLEIGMMLGWLRLAAATPTNPRPMSWMPTGHHTAASSSSAMPGMATRDDLDALARARGADAETMFLRLMYRHHQGGVAMAQTFDGLSDGGPVEQAARDMVSTQSQESGIIGLLMAQRAATS